The following proteins come from a genomic window of Miscanthus floridulus cultivar M001 chromosome 2, ASM1932011v1, whole genome shotgun sequence:
- the LOC136538736 gene encoding DNA excision repair protein ERCC-1-like isoform X3: MEGGREQLAPPEGQPGKNLIKIPSYQEVFGTGASSSSTKPASYNPPLASSAAASSSSSSSGSFSQAFSFLKSSEFYSPPPPPPQPTTTTPRPPQASPSASTPQSKNAILVSHRQRGNPLLKHIRNARWTFAEVVPDYVLGQSSCALYLRLVECASTRRHHFPACILLDSAMSIRYHLLHPDYLYYRIRELQKNFRLSVILCHVDVEDVIKPLHEITRTALLHDCTLLCGWSLEECGRYLETIKVYENKPADIIREHMDNDYLSRLTHALTSIRHVNKTDVVTLGSSFGSLSQIMNASMEELARCPGIGERKVLQRAHTGKATL; encoded by the exons ATGGAAGGAGGAAGAGAGCAGCTGGCGCCGCCGGAGGGGCAGCCCGGTAAGAACCTCATCAAGATCCCGTCCTATCAGGAGGTCTTCGGCACCGGCGCCTCCTCCTCTTCCACGAAGCCGGCCTCCTACAACCCTCCTCTAGCCAGCTCCGCCGCCGCTtcatcctcgtcgtcgtcctcgggaTCGTTCTCGCAGGCTTTCTCCTTCCTCAAGTCCTCCGAGTTCTactcccctccgccgccgcctccccagcccaccaccaccaccccgaG GCCGCCTCAGGCTAGCCCCTCAGCGTCGACGCCCCAGAGCAAGAACGCCATTCTAGTCAGTCATAGGCAG AGAGGGAACCCTCTGCTGAAGCACATCAGGAATGCTAGGTGGACGTTCGCAGAAGTCGTGCCGGACTACGTGCTTGGGCAGTCATCATGTGCCTTGTACTTAAG ATTGGTTGAATGTGCATCTACCAGGAGGCATCATTTTCCTGCCTGTATATTATTAGACAGTGCCATGAG TATCAGGTACCATCTTCTACATCCAGACTACTTGTACTATCGGATAAGAGAGCTGCAGAAGAATTTCAGGCTGAGTGTCATCTTGTGCCATGTTGATGTT GAAGATGTAATCAAGCCTTTGCATGAAATTACAAGAACAGCGCTGCTTCATGACTGCACCCTCTTGTGCGGTTGGAG CCTGGAGGAATGTGGTCGGTACTTGGAGACTATTAAAGTATATGAAAACAAGCCAGCTGACATTATTCGTGAGCACATGGATAACGACTATCTATCACGG TTGACACACGCGCTTACATCCATTCGGCATGTTAATAAAACAGATGTTGTCACACTTGGTTCATCTTTTGGG TCACTCTCACaaatcatgaatgcttctatgGAGGAGCTGGCTCGATGCCCAGGAATTGGTGAGCGGAAGGTACTACAACGTGCACACACTG GTAAAGCGACTCTATGA
- the LOC136538736 gene encoding DNA excision repair protein ERCC-1-like isoform X1 — MEGGREQLAPPEGQPGKNLIKIPSYQEVFGTGASSSSTKPASYNPPLASSAAASSSSSSSGSFSQAFSFLKSSEFYSPPPPPPQPTTTTPRPPQASPSASTPQSKNAILVSHRQRGNPLLKHIRNARWTFAEVVPDYVLGQSSCALYLRLVECASTRRHHFPACILLDSAMSIRYHLLHPDYLYYRIRELQKNFRLSVILCHVDVEDVIKPLHEITRTALLHDCTLLCGWSLEECGRYLETIKVYENKPADIIREHMDNDYLSRLTHALTSIRHVNKTDVVTLGSSFGSLSQIMNASMEELARCPGIGERKVKRLYDTFHEPFKRVSARPNLVVPDTPDREKAKGQPSSTDDSLQDAVEKPDASKKKKGSDVRSALTAAFAKYSEKIRSQGRYAANEAGESTSSSTMEADRVRD; from the exons ATGGAAGGAGGAAGAGAGCAGCTGGCGCCGCCGGAGGGGCAGCCCGGTAAGAACCTCATCAAGATCCCGTCCTATCAGGAGGTCTTCGGCACCGGCGCCTCCTCCTCTTCCACGAAGCCGGCCTCCTACAACCCTCCTCTAGCCAGCTCCGCCGCCGCTtcatcctcgtcgtcgtcctcgggaTCGTTCTCGCAGGCTTTCTCCTTCCTCAAGTCCTCCGAGTTCTactcccctccgccgccgcctccccagcccaccaccaccaccccgaG GCCGCCTCAGGCTAGCCCCTCAGCGTCGACGCCCCAGAGCAAGAACGCCATTCTAGTCAGTCATAGGCAG AGAGGGAACCCTCTGCTGAAGCACATCAGGAATGCTAGGTGGACGTTCGCAGAAGTCGTGCCGGACTACGTGCTTGGGCAGTCATCATGTGCCTTGTACTTAAG ATTGGTTGAATGTGCATCTACCAGGAGGCATCATTTTCCTGCCTGTATATTATTAGACAGTGCCATGAG TATCAGGTACCATCTTCTACATCCAGACTACTTGTACTATCGGATAAGAGAGCTGCAGAAGAATTTCAGGCTGAGTGTCATCTTGTGCCATGTTGATGTT GAAGATGTAATCAAGCCTTTGCATGAAATTACAAGAACAGCGCTGCTTCATGACTGCACCCTCTTGTGCGGTTGGAG CCTGGAGGAATGTGGTCGGTACTTGGAGACTATTAAAGTATATGAAAACAAGCCAGCTGACATTATTCGTGAGCACATGGATAACGACTATCTATCACGG TTGACACACGCGCTTACATCCATTCGGCATGTTAATAAAACAGATGTTGTCACACTTGGTTCATCTTTTGGG TCACTCTCACaaatcatgaatgcttctatgGAGGAGCTGGCTCGATGCCCAGGAATTGGTGAGCGGAAG GTAAAGCGACTCTATGACACCTTTCATGAGCCATTCAAACGGGTTTCAGCCCGACCAAACCTTGTAGTACCCGATACCCCTGACCGAGAGAAAGCAAAAGGTCAACCTTCTTCTACAGATGACAGTTTGCAAGATGCGGTAGAAAAGCCAGATGCgtcgaagaagaagaaaggctctGATGTAAGGTCAGCCCTTACCGCTGCCTTTGCTAAGTATTCAGAGAAGATCCGCAGCCAGGGCCGCTATGCAGCAAACGAGGCCGGTGAAAGTACTAGCAGCTCAACCATGGAAGCTGACAGGGTGAGAGACTAG
- the LOC136538736 gene encoding DNA excision repair protein ERCC-1-like isoform X2, protein MEGGREQLAPPEGQPGKNLIKIPSYQEVFGTGASSSSTKPASYNPPLASSAAASSSSSSSGSFSQAFSFLKSSEFYSPPPPPPQPTTTTPRPPQASPSASTPQSKNAILVSHRQRGNPLLKHIRNARWTFAEVVPDYVLGQSSCALYLSIRYHLLHPDYLYYRIRELQKNFRLSVILCHVDVEDVIKPLHEITRTALLHDCTLLCGWSLEECGRYLETIKVYENKPADIIREHMDNDYLSRLTHALTSIRHVNKTDVVTLGSSFGSLSQIMNASMEELARCPGIGERKVKRLYDTFHEPFKRVSARPNLVVPDTPDREKAKGQPSSTDDSLQDAVEKPDASKKKKGSDVRSALTAAFAKYSEKIRSQGRYAANEAGESTSSSTMEADRVRD, encoded by the exons ATGGAAGGAGGAAGAGAGCAGCTGGCGCCGCCGGAGGGGCAGCCCGGTAAGAACCTCATCAAGATCCCGTCCTATCAGGAGGTCTTCGGCACCGGCGCCTCCTCCTCTTCCACGAAGCCGGCCTCCTACAACCCTCCTCTAGCCAGCTCCGCCGCCGCTtcatcctcgtcgtcgtcctcgggaTCGTTCTCGCAGGCTTTCTCCTTCCTCAAGTCCTCCGAGTTCTactcccctccgccgccgcctccccagcccaccaccaccaccccgaG GCCGCCTCAGGCTAGCCCCTCAGCGTCGACGCCCCAGAGCAAGAACGCCATTCTAGTCAGTCATAGGCAG AGAGGGAACCCTCTGCTGAAGCACATCAGGAATGCTAGGTGGACGTTCGCAGAAGTCGTGCCGGACTACGTGCTTGGGCAGTCATCATGTGCCTTGTACTTAAG TATCAGGTACCATCTTCTACATCCAGACTACTTGTACTATCGGATAAGAGAGCTGCAGAAGAATTTCAGGCTGAGTGTCATCTTGTGCCATGTTGATGTT GAAGATGTAATCAAGCCTTTGCATGAAATTACAAGAACAGCGCTGCTTCATGACTGCACCCTCTTGTGCGGTTGGAG CCTGGAGGAATGTGGTCGGTACTTGGAGACTATTAAAGTATATGAAAACAAGCCAGCTGACATTATTCGTGAGCACATGGATAACGACTATCTATCACGG TTGACACACGCGCTTACATCCATTCGGCATGTTAATAAAACAGATGTTGTCACACTTGGTTCATCTTTTGGG TCACTCTCACaaatcatgaatgcttctatgGAGGAGCTGGCTCGATGCCCAGGAATTGGTGAGCGGAAG GTAAAGCGACTCTATGACACCTTTCATGAGCCATTCAAACGGGTTTCAGCCCGACCAAACCTTGTAGTACCCGATACCCCTGACCGAGAGAAAGCAAAAGGTCAACCTTCTTCTACAGATGACAGTTTGCAAGATGCGGTAGAAAAGCCAGATGCgtcgaagaagaagaaaggctctGATGTAAGGTCAGCCCTTACCGCTGCCTTTGCTAAGTATTCAGAGAAGATCCGCAGCCAGGGCCGCTATGCAGCAAACGAGGCCGGTGAAAGTACTAGCAGCTCAACCATGGAAGCTGACAGGGTGAGAGACTAG